Genomic window (Ignavibacteriales bacterium):
CATAAGCAAGCATTGTAATTTTTTCTTCAGCCCGCTTGCGCTCGGATATTTCATCATATACGGCAACGATCTCGCCGGAGGGAAGTCGATATACAAAGTTGCTGTACCAACCATGCAATTTTTCATCCATGTAAAACTTGGCTGGGTAATGCTCGGAAATACCGGTCTCAAAAACCCGCTTGAACACTTCCAATATTCCAAATTCAGTGATGCCCTTCCGGACTTGATAGATGCTCTTTCCGATGATATCCTCTTTCCGGTTACCATCTATCCGCTCGCCAGCCCGATTGCAATCCTTGAAGATAAAATCGTTGCCGTTGCCTGTTACTTCATAAATGGCAACTCCGCTGCTTATATTGTCGAAAAGTTCACGATAACGTTTCTCACTTTCGCGCAGCGATTCCTCTGCCTGCTTGCGTCCGGTAATATCACGAATGAAACCAACATTAATTTTTTGATTATTATAAGAAAATAAACTGTTTCTAATTTCTACAGGGAATATTGAACCATTCTTATTCTTATGATAACGAATAGGTATTTGTGCCTCTCCTGTTTGGACAGCTTTTAACGTAACATTTGGTTGAGTTGAAAGATCCATAACATTCATTTTACATATCTCATCATGTGTATAACCATATAGGATGGTAGTTGCTGAATTGACATCTAAAATATTTCCTGTCAATTGATTAACTAAAAGGACGGCATCGGCTGCTGTTTCAAATAATGCACGATATTTTTCTTCACTCTCGTGCAATGCTTCTTCTGATTTCTTGCGCTCGGTTACATTTCTGAAATATCCAATTAATCCGTTAACCTTGCCGGTTGAATCAAATTTAGGAATATAAGTTCCTTCGAAAAACTCCGGTTCATTTTTCAAGTTCAGGATTGATGTTTCCAAATGAATAGATTCGCCTTTTTCCAAAACTTTTCTTTTTAAGACTATGAGATTTTCTGCTTCTTCTTTTTGGAGTAAGTCTAAATCTGTTTTCCCAATCATATCCGCTTCTGTTAAACCAAGCTGAGGATTAATAACTAACGTATACCGAAGATTGTTATCTTGCATAATGATATGATCGGGGGTATTAGAAGCGATACATCGAAATTTTTCTTCGCTCTTCTGCAACGCTTCTGCCGCGCGTTTGCGGTCAGTTACGTCGCGTAGAATAACTTGTGAAGCTATTTTGCCCTGGTAAGTAGTAAGTACACCAGCTACTTCAACATAAATAACAGTGCCATCCATTTTTATAAATCGTTCTTCGATTAATGAAGCAGGTTTTCCACTTTTAAACATTTCAGCAATTCGGCTTCTTGCCACTTCACGGTCATCGGGATGAACAAATTCCATGGCTGCTTTACCAATCAAGTCTTTTGGGCTAGATGTGCAAAGTAACTTTACCGCTGCGGGATTTACAAAAACAATTTTACCTTCACAATGGATAGCAATAGTATCTGGTGATACATTAACGACCTCCCGATAGTGTTCCTCACTTTCCCGCAGCGCCTCCTCCATCTGCTTGCGCTCGGTAATATCCTGGATAACGCCGAAGATAATATTGTTCTCTTTATCAAATTCGGCAATGGAATGGATATCAATTATTTCGCCCGCGTCGTTTTTAAGTTTGAATTCAAGATTATACGGCTCGCCGTTTTCAATTAATTTGCGTAAAGCATTTTCGAGAATTAGGCGATATTCCGGCAGTGGCATTTCTTTAATTGCAGAATAGTCAAATTGGACTCCATGAAGTCCATAGATTTTGGAGGCGCCTTCTGAAGCAATTATAATTTTGGAATCGAGATGCAATTCCCAGTTACCGGTTTTAGAAACAGACTCAGCTCTTTTTAAGTTTGCTTCGCTATAGCGGATAAGTTTTTCTGCTTTGCGTTCTTCTGTTTTATCACGGAAAACTAAAACGACACCATCAATTTTACCTTGCTCATTGCGGATAGGCGCACCGCTATCGGCAATGGGTATTTCTTTTCCGTCTTTGGAAATCAAGAGTGTATGATTTGCAAGCCCTACAATCATTCCTTCTCTTATAACTCTTCCTGCGGGATTTTCAACTTTATTCCGCGTTTCTTCATTTACAATTTGAAAAATATCTTCAAGTAGTTTGCCTTTAGCATCGGCTTCACTCCAGCCGGTTAACTCTTCTGCGGTTCGATTCATATGTTTAACAACACCATTGTTATCGGAAGTCATTACGCCATCGCCAATGCTGAATAATGTTGTTTTAAATTCTTCATGCGCTTCACGCAATTCTTTTTCTTTAACAAAAAGTTCTCTGTAAATATTTCTTTGACGTGAATAATAAATCCAAGCCAAACCGGTACCTGATAAAAGAATTAAAACTAATGTAAATACGCTTATTAAGATTGATCTAAAAGTAAGTTCAGAGTAGATTTCACTTTTATCAATTTTGGCAACCATAAACCAAGGTGTGCCGGGGATTGCTTGAATATCCGATAGCACCCGTACGCCCCGGTAGTCTTTCCCTTCCCAAATTCCTTTATAACCTAAAACAGCTTGCACTGCGGGGATTTCTTTTTTGGTTAAAGGAATCCGGAGTTTTAGTGCAGTATTTTTCTGGTGCCGTAATTCATTAAGATAGAAAACGCTGTCCCCTTCTCTGCGAAGTAGTAATGTTTCGGCTGTTTTGCTTGGAATGGGCCATTTTTGTATTAAAGGGTATAAATAATCATTCGGGTCAATACGGAACAGCATTGCTCCAATTGAAATATTTTTATTATCAATAATCGGTGCAATAATATCAAAGTGAATTTTTTTGTGTATAGTGCAATAATAAAAATCTGTAAATGTTATTTGCTGTTTTTTAATTGCTTCCCGAATTTTGGATGATGTAACCTTATTAAAGATTTTCTCTTTAGGATTGAGAGAAAGCAGAAATTCTCCTTGTGGTGATGCAAGAAAAATATCTTCATAACCAAAATGTAATTGAAATCGAGCGAATTGTTTTAATATATTTTTTTTAATCGAAAGATCTTTTCTATTGCCAAACCATTGTTCAATTTCTCTAATAAAGGGCGGTGCTTGCGTTGCACTGGCTGCATCGCCAAATCTTTCTTTTCGCCATTGTGTAATCTGACTAATTTTTAATTCAGCAATTGCTTTAATTTCTTGGTGCTTTGCTTTGCTGATGGAATTTTCTTCAGATGAATAATAGAGAATACCGCCGAATATAAGCAGTGTGCTTATGGCGCTTACTAAAACAACAAAGTGCCATTTTTTAATTACCCTCTGTTTAGATTTTTTTTTCATAAACTATCCTAAAAAAAAATAAGAATAAAAAGTGATTCGTTTTTCGTTTTGTTCATTTGTTTTCATAATATCAACCTATCTAACAATGCAGGCTGTTGCATAACTTGTTAATCACTCATCCAGAGCGAAGTCGGTAGTTCTGTTTAAAATTTTTGTAAAAGAGTTTACCGGTAGTAACAATTCCGGCAGAGAGGAAGATGAATAAAAGGAGAAAGATAAATTTGGTTCGTCGTTCTTTTAGGATAGAATTTTTCATTGCTGACATTCTACCAAACTCATTAAAAAATATTTTGGCTAAATAATTTCTTCAATAGTTTCACCATCGAAATCAAGTGTCTGGATATCAACGATAAGCGTTG
Coding sequences:
- a CDS encoding PAS domain S-box protein yields the protein MKKKSKQRVIKKWHFVVLVSAISTLLIFGGILYYSSEENSISKAKHQEIKAIAELKISQITQWRKERFGDAASATQAPPFIREIEQWFGNRKDLSIKKNILKQFARFQLHFGYEDIFLASPQGEFLLSLNPKEKIFNKVTSSKIREAIKKQQITFTDFYYCTIHKKIHFDIIAPIIDNKNISIGAMLFRIDPNDYLYPLIQKWPIPSKTAETLLLRREGDSVFYLNELRHQKNTALKLRIPLTKKEIPAVQAVLGYKGIWEGKDYRGVRVLSDIQAIPGTPWFMVAKIDKSEIYSELTFRSILISVFTLVLILLSGTGLAWIYYSRQRNIYRELFVKEKELREAHEEFKTTLFSIGDGVMTSDNNGVVKHMNRTAEELTGWSEADAKGKLLEDIFQIVNEETRNKVENPAGRVIREGMIVGLANHTLLISKDGKEIPIADSGAPIRNEQGKIDGVVLVFRDKTEERKAEKLIRYSEANLKRAESVSKTGNWELHLDSKIIIASEGASKIYGLHGVQFDYSAIKEMPLPEYRLILENALRKLIENGEPYNLEFKLKNDAGEIIDIHSIAEFDKENNIIFGVIQDITERKQMEEALRESEEHYREVVNVSPDTIAIHCEGKIVFVNPAAVKLLCTSSPKDLIGKAAMEFVHPDDREVARSRIAEMFKSGKPASLIEERFIKMDGTVIYVEVAGVLTTYQGKIASQVILRDVTDRKRAAEALQKSEEKFRCIASNTPDHIIMQDNNLRYTLVINPQLGLTEADMIGKTDLDLLQKEEAENLIVLKRKVLEKGESIHLETSILNLKNEPEFFEGTYIPKFDSTGKVNGLIGYFRNVTERKKSEEALHESEEKYRALFETAADAVLLVNQLTGNILDVNSATTILYGYTHDEICKMNVMDLSTQPNVTLKAVQTGEAQIPIRYHKNKNGSIFPVEIRNSLFSYNNQKINVGFIRDITGRKQAEESLRESEKRYRELFDNISSGVAIYEVTGNGNDFIFKDCNRAGERIDGNRKEDIIGKSIYQVRKGITEFGILEVFKRVFETGISEHYPAKFYMDEKLHGWYSNFVYRLPSGEIVAVYDEISERKRAEEKITMLAYALKSINECVSITDLEDKLIFVNQSFLETYGYSEEELIGKDIHIVRSSNNPPEIVREILPATIRGGWNGELWNKRKDGSEFPIYLSTTTINDNDGKPLGLIGVAIDITERKRAEEILNVSETRYRRLFEAARDGIVILDAETGKIVDINPFMIEKLGYSKEQFIEKSIWEIGFFKDVIDNEDKFFELQQKHYVRYENLALKASDGKKLYVEFVSNVYFVDHKKVIQCNIRDITERKKAEEMLRHSEENMRYIIKHDPNAMAVYDRELYYIAVSDRYLQDYNVKEEDIIGKHHYEVFPEMPQRWKEVHQRCLSGAIERNDDDYFERSDGSITYNRWECRPWYNSDGSIGGMITYTEVTTERKRAEMEIKKSHEQLEQLYKNLNDIRENERAEISREIHDELGQSLTALKMDLNWTKENTTDKMLIDKKINGMVDIVNETITKVQKISSSLRPGMLDDLGLIPTLEWYCQEFEERTGLPCHLELKEIPDLDPKIILTLFRIFQGGMTNIIRHAKAKGVVIKLYPSSGNIYLNISDDGVGISKEKINSKDSFGLIGMKERLKQFNGSLKIISSKNKGTSLTIRIPNIQ